A stretch of the Bartonella henselae str. Houston-1 genome encodes the following:
- a CDS encoding Hsp20 family protein, whose protein sequence is MRQVDFSPFYRSTVGFDHLFNWFDSRTQPDDVSSYPPYNIERLSEDSYRISMAVAGFSQDEIDIETHCNQLIVRGERKPENDDEEREFLYRGIASRAFERRFHLADHVKVIGAELGDGLLHIQLKREMPAELKPKKIVVQASSSAVKNGNDHAVRKVSLENERTE, encoded by the coding sequence ATGCGTCAAGTAGATTTTTCACCATTTTATCGTTCAACTGTAGGTTTTGATCACCTTTTTAATTGGTTTGATTCCAGAACACAACCTGACGATGTTTCTTCTTATCCACCATACAATATTGAGCGTTTAAGTGAGGATTCTTATAGAATTTCTATGGCTGTTGCTGGTTTTTCTCAGGATGAGATTGATATTGAAACACATTGCAATCAGCTGATCGTTAGGGGTGAGAGAAAACCTGAAAATGACGATGAAGAACGAGAGTTTCTTTACCGAGGTATTGCTTCGCGTGCTTTTGAACGGCGTTTTCATTTAGCTGATCATGTTAAGGTTATTGGAGCAGAACTTGGCGATGGTCTTCTTCATATTCAGCTTAAAAGAGAAATGCCGGCTGAACTAAAGCCAAAAAAGATAGTTGTGCAAGCATCATCATCTGCTGTAAAAAATGGTAACGATCATGCTGTGCGTAAAGTAAGTTTAGAAAATGAGAGAACTGAATAA
- a CDS encoding NAD(P)-dependent oxidoreductase, translating to MTALAILQKNIEIINSEFFKKMKKNGILVNTARSKLE from the coding sequence ATCACTGCACTAGCCATCTTACAAAAAAACATAGAAATAATTAATTCAGAATTCTTCAAAAAGATGAAGAAAAACGGTATCTTAGTGAACACAGCAAGAAGTAAACTTGAGTGA